Below is a genomic region from Phycobacter azelaicus.
ACGTAGTTGGTGTTTTGCTTGCTGCATGCCATGGCTCGGAACTGCGCTGCTCTCGCGCCTGCTGCGTGCCTTATTTTCCCGGTCTGCCACAATTCGGGTCAGAGCATTGCGCCCATTTTGCGTGATCTGATACCGACTGAGCCGTCCTGACCGGGTGCACGAGATCCACCCCAATAGAGCCATTGCGCCGGCCAACCCCCTTGGAACAGGGAATTTGACGTCTGCCGCGTCACCCTGCCTGACGACTACAGCATTCTCCATTCCATCGGCGATAGCCAGAACTGCGCCGGGATGCGCCAAGCGGGTCATGACTTCGGCGGATCGGTCTTCGAGCGTGGTTACCGGCTCACCGGCGAAGCGTCCCTCGCCTCTCGGGGTATCATTCCAGCCGGCCAGCTCGGTGAGCATTCCGTCAATCAACGGATCTTCGCGTTGATTCTCGATACGGCGCACCTGACGTAGAATCGTTGAAGGGTGACAACCTGCGCGACGGGCCAGTTTGCGGATGGATTGGCCGGTCTCGGTATGTTCGAGGTAACGCAAGGCATCTTCGGGAACCCAATCCGGCAGCTTCGAGACAGTCAGTGTACACATCATAAAAAGATCCCAATCGTCACTGAGGCGAATACACCACCGGCCGCTCCCGTGGTTGCCCACAGGCACGTCGCAGCCTACTCACCTGTTTTTGAACAAAACTTCGCGACTCCCCATCATTGTTTCCAAAATTAATTCAATCAACAGACAATAGACCGTCCACCGAAAGTATCGACCCCGCAACACCCGCTTGAGTTGTGTTATGACAACGTTCGTTGTCGTTCAGGAAAGGAACTTCCGATGCAAGATGCCCTTAGCCGCCTGTCATCCTTGCGCCGCCCGCGATTGCTCGTGCGCGCCGCCCGTATCGGTGCGACCACCTACATACGAGAAAAGACACTTCATCGCCTGCTTGGATATGGGTCCCTACCAAAGCCAGCAGCGGCCATTTTCAAACTATTGGACATGGAGGTCGGGCTGAATGCGCGCCGCCTGTCTGGCGATGCCGGATACACAATGGCGCGCCACATCGATGTTTTGATTGCCCTGATGGGAGAAGCAAATTTGCTGCGCCGCCACCGTACCGGCTGAGACACAGCCAGCCGAGATGGAAAAGAAAGGGGCGATAGCGAACCGCTACCGCCCGCGCCTTGTGAAGAGAAAACTGGCGCCTTTCATTTCAGTGTTCAGAGGAAAGAATCTGGCATAGAGGCTTTCTTGTCCAGAACATAGGCATCCAAAGCTTCCTTGATGGCCGGATCCAGTGCGGGCGGCTGATAGGTCGCCAGCAGGTGATCGACGCGCGCCGAAGCCAGCGAATAGGTATCGCGCGCACCCTCTTCTTCCCAAGTTTCGAACGGTTTGTAGTCGAACAGGTCCGATTTCCAGAAGGCCGTTTTGAAGTTCGACTGGGTATGCGCACAGCCAAGGTAATGCCCGCCGGGTCCGACCTCGCGGATCGCATCCATTGCCTGATCATTCTCGCTCACGCCGACACCTTTTGCCAAGCCGTGCAGGGTGCCCAACTGGTCCGCGTCCATAACGAACTTTTCGAAATCCGCGACCAGACCACCCTCCAGCCAGCCGCAGGAGTGCAACATGAAGTTGACGCCGGACATAAGCCCCATGTTGAGGCTGTTGGCGGTTTCATAGGCGGCCTGGGCGTCAGGCAGTTTGGAGCCACAGAAGGACCCGGCCGAGCGGAAGGGCAGACCCAGACGTCGCGCCAGTTGACCGGCTCCGTAGGTCACGAGCGACGCTTCGGGCGTGCCAAAGGTCGGCGCGCCCGAGTTCATGTCGATGGAGGACACAAAGGCACCAAAGATCACAGGCGCACCGGGCCGGATCAGCTGGCTATATGCCACACCGGCCAGAACCTCGGCCAGGACCTGTGTCAGGGTCCCCGCGACCGAAACCGGCGCCATGGCACCACCAACGATGAAGGGAGAGATGATGCAGGCCTGGTTGTTCTGGGCATAAACCTCGAGCGCGCCCATCATCACGTCATCAAAGGTCATGGGCGAGTTGATGTTGATGAGCGAAGTCATCACTGTGTTGTCCTGAACAAATTCCTTGCCGAACAGGATCCCGCACATGTCGACCGAATCCTGCGCGCGGCTGGGTTCGGTTACCGACCCCATAAACGGCTTGTCGCTCAAGGTCATATGCGCCAGCAGCATGTCGAGGTGCCGCTTGTTCACCGGCACATCCGTAGGCTCGCAAACGGTGCCACCCGAGTGGTGCAGCCACTTGGACATATAGGCCAGTTTCACGAATTTCTGGAAATCCTCGAGCGTTGCATAGCGGCGTCCGCCCTTAGCGTCGCGCACAAAGGGCGGCCCGTAGACGGGCGCCAGAACGAGGTTCCGCCCACCGATTTCGACGTTCTTTTCCGGGTTGCGTGCGTGCTGCGTAAACTGGGACGGGGCCGTTTCACACAGTTTGCGCGCCAGACCACGGGGAATACGCACCCGCTCGCCCTGCACGTCGGCACCAGCATCGCGCCAGCGCTGCAAGGCCGCTGGGTTGTCCACGAAGTTGACACCGACCTCTTCGAGGATGGTTTCGGCGTTTGCCTCGATGATCTCGATGGCTTCCTGGCTCAGGACCTCGAAATTCGGGATGTTCCGCTCAATATACTTTGCGGTTTCGATTCGAATGCTCGAACGTTCGGCGCGGCGGGCGGCGCCTCCGCCCCCGCGGCTACGCCGACGCGGTGCTGCTTCAGCCATTGCTAATCCTCATCAAAGGCGTGTCGTTGGGCTGGTTCTACCCCCTTGCCCAATGATTGCGCCGAAGGATAACGGCCAATCCGGTTGAAAACCGACATCCGACTGTCAAAAAATGACTGGGCAGAGATGTCCAGAAAGCCATGCGGTAGGCCACTCCGGTCGAACCGATGCGTGCCGCCGTGAACCTGCCATCCCGAATGACCATCTGCCCTCTTGCAAGGAAGCCTATCACGCCCTATGAGCCAGACATGAGCCAGACATCCCACGAACGCCTCCTGATCATCGACTTTGGCAGCCAGGTCACGCAGCTGATTGCGCGCCGCCTGCGCGAGCTGAACGTCTATTGCGAAATTCACCCCTATCAGAATGTCACCATGGACTTTGTGCGCGAGATGGCGCCCAAGGCCGTGATCTTCTCAGGGGGTCCTGACAGTGTGACACGCGAGGGGTCCCCCCGCGCGCCGCAAGAGATTTTCGACATGGGCGTGCCGATCCTTGGCATCTGTTACGGCCAGCAGGTGATGATGCACCAGCTCGGTGGCAAGGTGCAGACCGGTCATGGCACCGCCGAATTCGGCCGCGCCTATGTGACGCCCACTGTCAAATCCCTGCCGTTGCTGGAGGGATGGTTCCAGGATGACAGCGACCGCGAACAGGTCTGGATGTCCCACGGCGATCACGTCAGCGAGATCGCACCGGGGTTCGAGGTCTATGGCACCTCCCCCAATGCGCCCTTTGCCATCACCGCCGATGTGAGCCGCAATTTCTATGCGGTTCAATTCCACCCCGAGGTGCACCACACCCCTAATGGCGCGAAGCTCTATGAGAACTTCGTGAAACTCGCCGGGTTCACCGGCGATTGGACCATGGGCGCCTACCGCGAACAGGCCATCGAAGCGATCCGTCAGCAAGTGGGTGACAAGCAGGTGATCTGCGGCCTCTCAGGCGGCGTTGACAGCTCGGTTGCGGCGGTTCTGATTCACGAGGCCATCGGCGACCAGCTGACCTGCGTCTTTGTCGACCATGGCCTCTTGCGCAAAGGTGAGGCCGAAGAGGTCGTCACCATGTTCCGGGATCATTACAA
It encodes:
- a CDS encoding DUF6477 family protein, encoding MQDALSRLSSLRRPRLLVRAARIGATTYIREKTLHRLLGYGSLPKPAAAIFKLLDMEVGLNARRLSGDAGYTMARHIDVLIALMGEANLLRRHRTG
- a CDS encoding DUF6456 domain-containing protein, with amino-acid sequence MCTLTVSKLPDWVPEDALRYLEHTETGQSIRKLARRAGCHPSTILRQVRRIENQREDPLIDGMLTELAGWNDTPRGEGRFAGEPVTTLEDRSAEVMTRLAHPGAVLAIADGMENAVVVRQGDAADVKFPVPRGLAGAMALLGWISCTRSGRLSRYQITQNGRNALTRIVADRENKARSRRESSAVPSHGMQQAKHQLRPRRSRYGAGESPLDMLARLVDKNGDPFLPADLVQAGKRLREDFEVAQVGQHLSQAASHFDSRSCGASQALQRSSPCARDAERRAKQALPALGSGLSDIALRCCCYLEGLEAAERQLGWSARSGKVVLRIALQQLKTHYDTVDGAEPRERKIG
- the guaA gene encoding glutamine-hydrolyzing GMP synthase, with product MSQTSHERLLIIDFGSQVTQLIARRLRELNVYCEIHPYQNVTMDFVREMAPKAVIFSGGPDSVTREGSPRAPQEIFDMGVPILGICYGQQVMMHQLGGKVQTGHGTAEFGRAYVTPTVKSLPLLEGWFQDDSDREQVWMSHGDHVSEIAPGFEVYGTSPNAPFAITADVSRNFYAVQFHPEVHHTPNGAKLYENFVKLAGFTGDWTMGAYREQAIEAIRQQVGDKQVICGLSGGVDSSVAAVLIHEAIGDQLTCVFVDHGLLRKGEAEEVVTMFRDHYNMRLIHADEQELFLGELEGQSDPETKRKIIGKLFIDVFQKHADTIEGAEFLAQGTLYPDVIESVSFSGGPSVTIKSHHNVGGLPEKMGLKLVEPLRELFKDEVRALGRELGLPDSFIGRHPFPGPGLAIRCPGEITREKLDILREADAIYIDQIRKHGLYDEIWQAFVAILPVRTVGVMGDGRTYDYACALRAVTSVDGMTADYYPFSHEFLGETATRIINEVKGINRCTYDITSKPPGTIEWE
- a CDS encoding trimethylamine methyltransferase family protein, with the translated sequence MAEAAPRRRSRGGGGAARRAERSSIRIETAKYIERNIPNFEVLSQEAIEIIEANAETILEEVGVNFVDNPAALQRWRDAGADVQGERVRIPRGLARKLCETAPSQFTQHARNPEKNVEIGGRNLVLAPVYGPPFVRDAKGGRRYATLEDFQKFVKLAYMSKWLHHSGGTVCEPTDVPVNKRHLDMLLAHMTLSDKPFMGSVTEPSRAQDSVDMCGILFGKEFVQDNTVMTSLININSPMTFDDVMMGALEVYAQNNQACIISPFIVGGAMAPVSVAGTLTQVLAEVLAGVAYSQLIRPGAPVIFGAFVSSIDMNSGAPTFGTPEASLVTYGAGQLARRLGLPFRSAGSFCGSKLPDAQAAYETANSLNMGLMSGVNFMLHSCGWLEGGLVADFEKFVMDADQLGTLHGLAKGVGVSENDQAMDAIREVGPGGHYLGCAHTQSNFKTAFWKSDLFDYKPFETWEEEGARDTYSLASARVDHLLATYQPPALDPAIKEALDAYVLDKKASMPDSFL